The sequence CTACTTCACCCACGGTTAGTGTTAACCACGAAAGTAATAAAGCTCTGACTTGTTTAATTGGCCCAAATCAAACTAGTCCACAAAATTAAAACaatttgtcgcgtgatgagactcaaatttcaaaaaatagaaaacccttcaatacgatgtcggatgaagataatttttatatgtaaattgtagaactcgatgagatctacaactttatagttttaatttttttcatttgaggaaagtaagatgctcgaaaaaataatataaaatttcagcaccatattttgtcgcgtgatgagactcaaatttcaaaaaatagaaaacccttctatacgatgtcggatgaagataatttttatatgtaaattgtacacctcaatgagatctacaactttgtagttttgagttttttcatttgagaacgttaagatgctcaaaaaaataatttaaaatttcgacgcctcccgaaaatagaaaaccgcttttgaaaccggccgaggaccaaagttgtccggttttgatagttggagggtgtttcttgaccggtttcatagttgaaggttgaaaatcatACTTTGGCGCAAGTTCAGGGGTGTAAAGTGTACTTAACCCTAATATAAAAGAAAAGCATGCATCTAAATATATGTTCACATGATCTTGAGTCACGATACAAGCAATacgctatatatattatattgacATCATCTACTCCGTACTTTGGCAAATTGGCTTATTAACCTCTACATACAATTCCTGGTGTTGTCAACAGATGCTGAGGTATGGATCACAGTTGGGATCCTGGTAGCTCTCTTTTCTGTCCAGCGCTTTGGGACAGACAAAATTGGCTACATGTTTGCGCCGGTCGTTACCGTGTGGCTTCTCCTCATCGGAGGTATTGGGATCTACAACGTCATCAAGTATGATATTGGCACCTTGAGGGCTTTCAACCCGAAATATATCGTCAACTATTTTCAGAGGAATAAAAAGAAAGGATGGGTCTCATTGGGCGAAATTCTACTTTGCGTCACAGGTATAGACACCAGCAACGTGTGGtaatttttgttttttagaaGCAACAATGAAAGATTATCTTGTCACTTCTCGCTGCAATATATACTTGGAGCAAAATCCCAAATGATATCAAGAATCTCTTGAATATATGGCATGGCGCTCGTTGCGTGTTTGTTGCTGAAACACGCTTACTTCAATTTTTACACCAAAAAAACCAGACTCAAAGCCTCTTTGTATAGGGTTCATGTGGTTAGTTTTCCTCGACACTGATCCACAGAAATCTGTCTAAACCAAGCAGCATGCATGAGCAAGCTATTACTTCTCGAGATGGCTAAATGTTTCTACAAGACATAATGCCTGGCCACTGCACGCAATTTATATTAACGAGTAGCTAGTTCCTTGTACTGATTTGTTAACTACATCAGCTATCAAATAGTTCAACTAAATATGCAAACACACCATGAAATGGCATGGAAAAAATGTAGTAAAATAGTTGTAAATTAAATTAATATCCATGATAATTAGAATATTTTGTATTTGTGAAACATGTACCGTTCGTTGAACTGGTGGAATGAATTTTACTTGTGTGACAGGCACAGAAGCTCTTTTTGCTGATCTAGGGTACTTCAGCATCAGATCGATCCAGGTAGAGACAATTTTACAATTTTTTTGTGTAAATAAACTTAGGAAAACTAGAAGCGTTGTTATAATGTTGAGTATATGTAATCTAACTTAACTGTTCCTATATCATTATATGAGTAAAATAATGAACATCTTGTTTTGTCTTTCAGGTGAGCTCCACCTTCGGCTTATTACCATCAGTATTGCTTACCTATATTGGGCAAGCAGCATACCTGAGGAAACACATGGACATGGATATATCTAACGCTTTCTTCAATTCGGTTCCAAGTATGTAATGTAACCAAAGAAAAGTATCTGTATGTTTCATATTTTTTCATCACAAAACTAATAATTGAATGTGCTCCTGTATGATTCAGGCGATTGGTTTTGGCCAACGTTCATCCTCGCACTCATTGCATCAGTCATTGGAAGCAGTCAAGCTATGATCTCGTGTGCCTTCGCTACCATGTCACATTTACAAGCACTTAACTGTTTCCCACGGGTCAAGATACTGCGTACATCGGGGCATTATTGGGGCCAGATGTATATCCCTGAAGTAAACATCTTCCTTTGCATATCTGCTTGCGTAGTGACAATAAGCTTCAAGACAACTGGTTTCATTGCAAGAGCACATGGTAagaattctaaaaaaaaagacCTTATTGTTTTTTTCCATTACTCCATCAATGAATATATGATAATGAGCATTCAAACACATATCGATAGACGTAAACACATATAAACATATTGCTTACACTGTTTCTACTGTGGATATATGCACAGAAATTTGTGTGGTCCTTGTGATGGTCATCACAACGTTCTTGATGACAATAGTGATGCTCCTTGTATGGAAGGTAAACATTTGGTGGATTTTCATCTTCTTCATGGTCTTCATGTCAACAGAATTGGTCTACACAGTTGCAGTTCTATATAAGTTCATCCATGGGCCTTACCTGGCATTAGCCATGTCAGCAGTTCTTATGACAATTATGATTGTGTGGCACTATGTGCATGTCAAGCGTTACAAATATGAGCTTGAGCATACTGTATCACGTGATAAGGTGAAGGACATCCTTGAGCGTCAGGATCTAAAGAGGGTTCCTGGTTTTGGGCTCATCTACACTGAGCTGGTGCAAGGCATACCACCAATATTTCCTCACCTCATAGAGAAAATCCCTACCATTCATTCAGTGATTGTCTTCATCACTGTGAAGCATTTGCCAATTCCACATGTCGATGTCTCAGAGCGTTTCCTGTTCCGACAAGTAGAACCTAAAGAGCTCATGGTGTTCCGTTGTGTGGCCCGATATGGGTACCTTGACACGCTTGAAATGGCCACTGAATTTGTCAAAATCTTAGTTGAGTACCTCCAATACTATATCAGGGACATCAACCTCTATGCATTAGGTGACCCATTGAGGATTAGCAATTATAGCGCTCGTATTGACAGTTTTTCAAGGGAGAAGTCCTCTGGACATGCCATCTATGCTGAGGAAATGCTTACGCCGATTCAGTCCTTTTCGGAGCTCACAATGCATCCGGTTGGTATGAGCAATATCCTAACACATCTTCAGGTGATTCATTGATACATGAATTGTTTTGTCATTTACAAGTTATTCTTACTATATCATTTCTATGTCTCATATGTTCAATGGTGTGTGGTGTGTTAATTATATGCCTATTTTCATAACAGACAGGAAAACTAAATATGGAGGAGATGATAAAGATTGAAGAAGACCAAAAGATGGTCGAACGTGAGGTAGACAATGGTGTAGTTTATATTCTTGGGGAGACTGAAGTGGTAGCCAAGCCTCACTCAAATCTGCTAAAGAAGATAATTGTGAACTATGTGTATAGCTTCCTAAGGAAAAATTCAAGGAATGGTGAGAAGATGCTATCAATTCCACGTGGTCAACTACTAAAGGTTGGGATAACATATGAGATATAGGTCTTAAATTAAGTATAT comes from Miscanthus floridulus cultivar M001 unplaced genomic scaffold, ASM1932011v1 fs_343_1_2, whole genome shotgun sequence and encodes:
- the LOC136531420 gene encoding probable potassium transporter 16; the encoded protein is MAQAGAGGGLEMVPHSGDLELELPAVNWLRQDSLYRDATRPAHAAHHHGRQESWVRTLRLAFQCVGIMYADLGTSPLYVYANTFKYGVKHEDDVLGVLSIIIYSFILFTMIKIVFIALYANDEGDGGTFALYSLISRYAKICLIPNQQDEDELVLRYKNQAKPSATRRRAQWMKNLLETSKAAKVLLFSLTILATALAISDCMLNPPISVLAAVNGLKLKAPHLTKDAEVWITVGILVALFSVQRFGTDKIGYMFAPVVTVWLLLIGGIGIYNVIKYDIGTLRAFNPKYIVNYFQRNKKKGWVSLGEILLCVTGTEALFADLGYFSIRSIQVSSTFGLLPSVLLTYIGQAAYLRKHMDMDISNAFFNSVPSDWFWPTFILALIASVIGSSQAMISCAFATMSHLQALNCFPRVKILRTSGHYWGQMYIPEVNIFLCISACVVTISFKTTGFIARAHEICVVLVMVITTFLMTIVMLLVWKVNIWWIFIFFMVFMSTELVYTVAVLYKFIHGPYLALAMSAVLMTIMIVWHYVHVKRYKYELEHTVSRDKVKDILERQDLKRVPGFGLIYTELVQGIPPIFPHLIEKIPTIHSVIVFITVKHLPIPHVDVSERFLFRQVEPKELMVFRCVARYGYLDTLEMATEFVKILVEYLQYYIRDINLYALGDPLRISNYSARIDSFSREKSSGHAIYAEEMLTPIQSFSELTMHPVGMSNILTHLQTGKLNMEEMIKIEEDQKMVEREVDNGVVYILGETEVVAKPHSNLLKKIIVNYVYSFLRKNSRNGEKMLSIPRGQLLKVGITYEI